In one window of Phalacrocorax aristotelis chromosome W, bGulAri2.1, whole genome shotgun sequence DNA:
- the LOC142049605 gene encoding activated RNA polymerase II transcriptional coactivator p15-like isoform X8, with protein MPKSKELVSSSSSVSDSDSEVDKKAKRKKQAAPEKPVKKQKTGESSKGAASSKQNSNRDENMFQIGKMRYVSVRDFKGKVLIDIREYWMDQEGEMKPGRKG; from the exons ATGCCTAAGTCAAAGGAACTTGTGTCTTCAAGCTCATCTGTCAGTGACTCAGATAGTGAAGTTGACAAAAAG GCAAAGCGGAAAAAGCAAGCAGCTCCAGAAAAGcctgtaaagaaacaaaagactgGTGAAAGTTCAAAGGGTGCAGCTTCTTCTAAGCAAAACAGTAACAGAGATGAGAATATGTTTCAG ATTGGCAAAATGAGGTATGTCAGTGTTCGTGACTTTAAAGGGAAAGTCTTAATTGATATTAGAGAATATTGGATGGATCAAGAAGGTGAAATGAAGCCCGGCAGGAAAG
- the LOC142049605 gene encoding activated RNA polymerase II transcriptional coactivator p15-like isoform X7, producing the protein MPKSKELVSSSSSVSDSDSEVDKKAKRKKQAAPEKPVKKQKTGESSKGAASSKQNSNRDENMFQIGKMRYVSVRDFKGKVLIDIREYWMDQEGEMKPGRKGIQ; encoded by the exons ATGCCTAAGTCAAAGGAACTTGTGTCTTCAAGCTCATCTGTCAGTGACTCAGATAGTGAAGTTGACAAAAAG GCAAAGCGGAAAAAGCAAGCAGCTCCAGAAAAGcctgtaaagaaacaaaagactgGTGAAAGTTCAAAGGGTGCAGCTTCTTCTAAGCAAAACAGTAACAGAGATGAGAATATGTTTCAG ATTGGCAAAATGAGGTATGTCAGTGTTCGTGACTTTAAAGGGAAAGTCTTAATTGATATTAGAGAATATTGGATGGATCAAGAAGGTGAAATGAAGCCCGGCAGGAAAG
- the LOC142049605 gene encoding activated RNA polymerase II transcriptional coactivator p15-like isoform X6, translated as MPKSKELVSSSSSVSDSDSEVDKKAKRKKQAAPEKPVKKQKTGESSKGAASSKQNSNRDENMFQIGKMRYVSVRDFKGKVLIDIREYWMDQEGEMKPGRKDTQGTAGDQDH; from the exons ATGCCTAAGTCAAAGGAACTTGTGTCTTCAAGCTCATCTGTCAGTGACTCAGATAGTGAAGTTGACAAAAAG GCAAAGCGGAAAAAGCAAGCAGCTCCAGAAAAGcctgtaaagaaacaaaagactgGTGAAAGTTCAAAGGGTGCAGCTTCTTCTAAGCAAAACAGTAACAGAGATGAGAATATGTTTCAG ATTGGCAAAATGAGGTATGTCAGTGTTCGTGACTTTAAAGGGAAAGTCTTAATTGATATTAGAGAATATTGGATGGATCAAGAAGGTGAAATGAAGCCCGGCAGGAAAG